GTAGAGTAGCTGGGAGCCCTTGAAAGGTTAAGCTTGTCGAGCAAGACGGGGTTGAAGTTGACGAACGCGACGAAATCACGATAGCTGAGCCCTGAATCGAACTTGAGCCCAAGAAGGACAGCCAGGGTGGGCAGAGGAAACTCAACAGGCCTTCCCAAATTTCGTCAGAGACGATAGCGATAAAGAGACTATGTCGCCTCTATGAGAGCTCCTGCAGGTTTTTTCAAGACGAAGTGGTCGCACCTGCTGGAATATGAGGAGGCCTGATTCTGGTTCTTACACCTATTTTGACTCTAAATGCAGGAATCATTGTAACAATGTACCGACGTACTTCAGATTCTACATACAGCTCTTCTATTCTTGATTAGCGGGGAATCGTACCTGTATCCGCTGAATAACAACCTCATGGGGCAGATGCCGACTACAGGTTCAACCCACGGACGCCTTCAACACCGGATAGGAAGCGTCTCAGTCTTGTTGACCCTCCGGACATCATACCCTTCGAGTTTAGGGCCTCACTGTCATGGGGTGGACTTCTTAGTCTCCCCGACCACACGACCATGAAACCGGCACCAATGATACAGGTATAATGTCAAAACTCGTTGACAGACCAGCAGTTCATTTTCCAAACTGTAGTTCATTCCATCTTTCAACATCAGGACGGGCAAGGCGGAGTGTCATGCTCCAAAACGGGAGACTTGCTTCCAGCTAGGATTTGGGTTCTAATTTCACGATTGCCCATGTTATGGTGGTTGGCTCAACAGGAAGTCCGTCAATACCGATGTTGAATATCTCACTCTCTGCAGTAGGTTCAATGTCAGCCTGAGCCGGGTGCAGAATTTGTACATCGAAGTACTGTTCCGCAATCTGCTCCAATCTGGTTTCAAACCCTAGGTTCATACCCAACTCCTCCAACAGCTGAGCATTCTGATCTCCGTTGTCGGGATAGAAGAAAGTGATGAAGTATGCTCTATCTTTCAAACAGCGGGAGAGCTCCATTGCGAAGCTCGCGCTATCCCTGATATTCGTAAGGCCTAAATTAGATGTAAACACCGGTACCGAACTCTCAGCGAAGGGCATCTTCTTGACGTCGAACGCAATCAGGCTGACCTTGTCGTAAAGGCCAAAATGTTCCAATCGCAGTTGATTCCTCAGTAAGATAGTGGGGCTTATGTCACTAAAGACGACCGGATTCTCAAGGGTGCTGAAGACCTTTGCAAGTCCAGCCATACCCGATGCCAAATCGACAACGAGCCCATCTTCACCAGCCAGAAGATTTTGAAGCTCTTTCTTTTTTGTGTCGTATTGTCGGTTGAAAGACGGTGCATATAACTCCTCTACGGCTA
Above is a genomic segment from Candidatus Lokiarchaeota archaeon containing:
- a CDS encoding methyltransferase domain-containing protein, coding for MLKILQCLLCCPDCHGDLEWKIETETERGIVSADATCEYCNRNYVIRDKVATFLLTETSGNDLWKIVDSHLAKELKKNPKYEKQLMQSDLSSLNAADKFLRAAIHDERGNYNLAKTTRRLAVEELYAPSFNRQYDTKKKELQNLLAGEDGLVVDLASGMAGLAKVFSTLENPVVFSDISPTILLRNQLRLEHFGLYDKVSLIAFDVKKMPFAESSVPVFTSNLGLTNIRDSASFAMELSRCLKDRAYFITFFYPDNGDQNAQLLEELGMNLGFETRLEQIAEQYFDVQILHPAQADIEPTAESEIFNIGIDGLPVEPTTITWAIVKLEPKS